One Nocardia iowensis DNA window includes the following coding sequences:
- a CDS encoding cytochrome P450 has translation MKPQYWFRWLSVQGAPRLVLRMQARRGDAFAELMGGPAGFADPYPLIERLRGEGRFIRTSLSWATFDHELCRTILRDSRFGVRTTESFDIPGPIQKLAKYFPLPPNPVEPPSMLVIDPPEHTQMRKPVASAFTPRAIRRLSDRVETVTAELLDGLPSGGSADLVTAFAAQVPIAIISEMLGFPEADKDLFLHWGDQMTPLLDVGISWRAHRRALISMEVMNDYLDEHIARLRRTPGDDILSTLVTAGELDTFALKATASLLMGAGFETTVNLIGNGVVQLLKHPEQLERLRAEPELWPNAIEEVLRIDSPVQTTARTALCDVEIDGVQLRAGQTVVLSLAGANRDPAVFAEPDRFDVGRANAKEHLSFSSGIHVCLGASLARMEGVYALQALFDRFPDLQLDGQPRRRKLFTLHGYEQLPVRLGRRAPAPEPTTV, from the coding sequence ATGAAGCCGCAGTATTGGTTCCGCTGGTTGTCCGTCCAAGGCGCGCCCCGTCTCGTGCTGCGTATGCAAGCACGGCGCGGTGACGCGTTCGCCGAACTCATGGGCGGGCCCGCCGGGTTCGCCGATCCGTATCCGCTCATCGAGCGGCTGCGCGGCGAGGGCAGATTTATTCGCACCTCGCTCTCCTGGGCCACCTTCGACCACGAGTTGTGCCGAACCATCCTGCGCGACAGCCGCTTCGGCGTGCGCACTACCGAAAGCTTCGACATCCCGGGTCCGATCCAGAAGCTGGCCAAGTACTTTCCGCTGCCGCCGAATCCGGTGGAACCGCCGTCGATGCTGGTGATCGACCCGCCGGAGCACACCCAGATGCGCAAGCCGGTCGCCTCCGCGTTCACCCCGCGGGCCATCCGCAGGCTGAGCGACCGCGTCGAGACGGTCACCGCGGAACTGCTCGACGGGTTGCCGTCCGGCGGATCCGCCGATCTGGTCACCGCGTTCGCCGCCCAGGTGCCGATCGCGATCATCTCCGAAATGCTCGGTTTCCCCGAGGCGGACAAGGACCTGTTCCTGCACTGGGGCGACCAGATGACACCACTGCTCGATGTCGGCATCTCCTGGCGCGCCCACCGGCGCGCCCTGATCTCCATGGAGGTGATGAACGACTACCTCGACGAGCACATCGCGCGGCTGCGCCGCACTCCGGGCGACGACATCCTGAGCACCCTGGTGACCGCGGGCGAACTGGATACGTTCGCGCTCAAGGCAACCGCGAGCCTGCTGATGGGCGCGGGCTTCGAGACCACTGTCAATCTCATCGGCAATGGTGTGGTGCAACTGCTCAAGCACCCGGAACAGCTGGAGCGGTTGCGCGCCGAGCCGGAACTCTGGCCGAATGCGATCGAAGAGGTGCTGCGCATCGACTCCCCCGTGCAGACGACGGCGCGGACCGCGTTGTGCGACGTGGAAATCGACGGCGTGCAGCTGCGCGCGGGCCAGACCGTCGTGCTGTCGCTGGCCGGGGCCAACCGCGATCCCGCGGTATTCGCCGAACCGGACCGGTTCGACGTCGGCCGGGCAAATGCCAAGGAGCACTTGTCGTTCAGCAGCGGCATCCACGTCTGCCTCGGCGCCAGCCTGGCCAGAATGGAAGGCGTCTATGCCTTGCAGGCCCTGTTCGATCGCTTCCCGGACCTGCAACTGGACGGCCAACCGCGGCGCCGGAAGTTGTTCACCCTGCACGGATACGAGCAGCTGCCGGTTCGTCTCGGCCGTCGCGCCCCGGCCCCCGAACCCACCACCGTCTGA
- a CDS encoding FmdB family zinc ribbon protein, whose product MPSYSYRCRSCGDTFEVNRPMAESSDPASCPSGHADTVKLLTTFGTVSRGGAAAAPSNAPGPAAGGCCGGGCCG is encoded by the coding sequence ATGCCGAGTTACAGCTATCGGTGCCGCAGCTGCGGGGACACTTTCGAGGTGAACCGCCCGATGGCGGAGTCGTCCGATCCGGCGTCCTGCCCCAGCGGCCATGCCGACACAGTGAAGCTGCTGACCACGTTTGGCACGGTCAGCCGTGGTGGCGCGGCGGCAGCACCGAGTAATGCGCCGGGTCCCGCCGCGGGCGGCTGCTGTGGTGGCGGCTGCTGCGGCTGA
- a CDS encoding ATP-dependent Clp protease proteolytic subunit: MATSGLTLDDSVHERLLRERVIFLGQQVDDDIANRLCSQLLLLAAEDPERDIHFYINSPGGSVDAGMAIYDTMNYIACDIATFGMGMAGSMGQFLLTCGTKGKRHALAHTRIIMHQPSAGLGGSAADIAILAEQHAHMKRQLGELMAQHTGQSYEQILTDWDRDRWFTATEARDYGMIDHIISGPRQPMPVPH; encoded by the coding sequence ATGGCAACCAGCGGACTCACCCTCGACGATTCGGTCCACGAACGACTCCTGCGCGAGCGCGTCATCTTCCTCGGCCAGCAGGTCGACGACGACATCGCCAATCGGTTGTGCTCGCAATTGCTGCTGCTGGCTGCCGAAGATCCCGAACGGGACATCCACTTCTACATCAACTCCCCCGGCGGCTCGGTCGACGCGGGCATGGCGATCTACGACACGATGAACTACATTGCCTGCGATATCGCCACCTTCGGCATGGGCATGGCGGGATCGATGGGACAGTTCCTGCTGACCTGCGGCACCAAAGGCAAACGCCACGCACTGGCGCACACCCGGATCATCATGCACCAGCCCTCCGCCGGCCTCGGCGGCTCCGCGGCGGACATCGCGATCCTGGCCGAGCAGCACGCACACATGAAGCGTCAGCTCGGCGAACTGATGGCACAGCACACCGGCCAGAGCTACGAGCAGATCCTCACCGACTGGGATCGCGACCGCTGGTTCACCGCCACCGAGGCCCGCGACTACGGGATGATCGACCACATCATCAGCGGCCCTCGGCAGCCGATGCCGGTGCCGCACTGA
- a CDS encoding SelT/SelW/SelH family protein, with product MPRVAIEYCTQCRWLLRASWMAQELLSTFATELGEVALIPGTGGVFRITVDGEQVWERKADGGFPDIAVLKQRVRDRVAPDRDLGHADRRD from the coding sequence ATGCCCCGTGTCGCGATCGAGTACTGCACCCAGTGCCGCTGGCTGTTGCGCGCGAGCTGGATGGCGCAGGAACTGTTGAGCACCTTCGCCACCGAACTCGGTGAGGTGGCGCTGATTCCGGGCACGGGCGGAGTTTTCCGGATCACCGTGGACGGTGAGCAGGTGTGGGAACGCAAGGCCGACGGCGGTTTTCCCGATATCGCGGTGTTGAAGCAGCGGGTGCGCGACCGGGTCGCGCCGGACCGTGATCTCGGCCACGCCGATCGCCGCGACTGA
- a CDS encoding YchJ family protein, protein MSGTRMCPCGRGEAFDDCCGPVLSGKRAAATAEALMRSRYTAFAVGDTGYLRRSWHPRTRPEQLELDPGQRWVFLEILRTADGGLFDETGLVEFVAHYRADGARGSLHEVSRFRRADGAWVYLDGEIEA, encoded by the coding sequence ATGAGTGGGACGCGGATGTGTCCGTGTGGCCGGGGCGAGGCCTTCGACGACTGCTGCGGACCGGTGCTGAGCGGGAAACGGGCGGCGGCGACCGCCGAGGCGCTGATGCGTTCTCGCTACACCGCATTCGCGGTGGGCGACACCGGCTACCTACGCCGATCGTGGCATCCGCGCACCAGACCCGAGCAGTTGGAGCTCGACCCCGGCCAGCGGTGGGTGTTCCTGGAAATACTGCGCACCGCCGACGGCGGGTTGTTCGATGAGACCGGCCTGGTCGAGTTCGTCGCGCACTACCGCGCGGACGGCGCCCGCGGCTCCCTGCACGAGGTCAGCAGGTTCCGGCGCGCCGACGGCGCCTGGGTCTACCTCGACGGCGAGATCGAAGCCTGA
- a CDS encoding AAA family ATPase: MRPDADPVPRLTEVVTRRLAADPSVTPSVARTVLRALGGSENDDRAAEFDDAGIFLRAIRVRGFRGIGPEAELQLPPGPGLTLVVGRNGSGKSSFAEAAELVFTGGNRRWDGRSAAWREGWRNLHDGSTARIEVELLTTGSKPQLTIAKEWAADADLPDAQWTEQHPPAAPTEFDIDRWAGRLELYRPFLSYSELGALVDGKPSDLFDALHQLLGLDELTVAQERIRMRRLELERAVRDSRQERLELLDALESVADDRAVRVHGLLRPAQPDLAAVGREVIGTFNDPGGPAGLRAIVRLTLPTAAEVAEVAARLAECGTALTRGTTADAEADLRVLELLRRARDHHAASGTCPCPVCGRGELDDTWARAADASIATLAARVDALTTARAELGQALRAARSLPDLVPPELDFDPRNPPSVDTSAVRRAWADWAALTSADYTPDLPDRLRGAHARLVDELDQVQQGTRKELDRLDEVWTPLVPRIVSWLDGAREVAAHAAELRTVKKAEDWLKSATAGLRGERMTPLETTARWVWQTLRQQSNVELGAIRLQGNAGTARRVLLDVTVDDVDGAALGVMSQGELHALGLSLFLPRATVEESPFRFVMIDDPVQAMDPAKVDGLARVLAAVAWTRQVVVFTHDERLAEAVRRMQLDATVLEVQRRDRSVVEVRVSSDPVRRYLDDARALVRTPQLPQAIADELVATCCRSAVEAASLARARRTLLADGMNHREVERRIDAAQSTRAKVALAVMGVGGKVDDLNKHLAAREGKWVVEALRDATAGAHVPIGRSMRELITETERFVAWLAQ, translated from the coding sequence ATGCGTCCCGACGCCGACCCGGTGCCGCGGCTGACCGAGGTGGTGACCCGTCGGCTCGCCGCGGACCCCTCGGTGACGCCCTCGGTCGCCCGCACCGTCCTGCGCGCCCTCGGTGGCAGCGAGAACGACGACCGGGCAGCCGAATTCGATGACGCGGGCATCTTCCTGCGCGCCATCCGGGTCCGTGGCTTCCGTGGCATCGGTCCCGAAGCCGAACTACAGCTCCCACCCGGACCCGGCCTCACCCTGGTCGTCGGCCGCAACGGTAGCGGCAAATCCAGCTTCGCCGAGGCCGCCGAACTGGTGTTCACCGGCGGAAACCGCCGCTGGGACGGGCGCTCGGCGGCCTGGCGTGAGGGCTGGCGCAACCTGCACGACGGCAGCACCGCCCGCATCGAGGTGGAGTTGCTCACCACGGGCAGCAAGCCGCAGCTCACCATCGCCAAGGAGTGGGCCGCCGACGCGGACCTACCCGACGCGCAGTGGACCGAACAGCATCCCCCCGCCGCGCCAACGGAATTCGACATCGACCGCTGGGCGGGCAGGCTGGAGCTCTACCGTCCGTTCCTGTCCTACAGCGAGCTCGGCGCGCTGGTCGACGGCAAACCGAGCGACCTGTTCGACGCGCTGCACCAACTGCTCGGCCTCGACGAATTGACCGTGGCGCAGGAGCGAATTCGGATGCGCCGCCTGGAACTGGAACGCGCCGTGCGCGATTCCCGTCAGGAACGCCTCGAACTGCTCGACGCACTCGAATCGGTGGCCGACGACCGCGCCGTCCGGGTGCACGGTCTGCTGCGCCCGGCCCAACCCGACCTCGCCGCCGTGGGACGCGAGGTGATCGGCACCTTCAACGACCCGGGCGGCCCAGCGGGTTTGCGTGCGATCGTGCGGCTGACGCTGCCCACCGCCGCGGAGGTGGCGGAGGTGGCCGCCCGGCTGGCCGAATGCGGCACCGCGCTGACCCGTGGCACCACCGCGGATGCCGAGGCGGACCTGCGCGTGCTGGAGCTGTTGCGCCGGGCCCGCGATCACCATGCGGCGAGCGGCACCTGCCCGTGCCCGGTGTGCGGCCGCGGCGAGCTGGACGACACCTGGGCCCGCGCGGCGGACGCCTCGATCGCGACCCTCGCGGCCAGGGTGGACGCACTCACCACCGCACGCGCCGAACTGGGCCAAGCCCTGCGTGCCGCGCGGTCACTGCCGGACCTGGTGCCGCCGGAACTGGATTTCGACCCACGCAACCCACCCTCGGTGGACACCTCCGCCGTCCGCAGGGCCTGGGCCGACTGGGCCGCGCTCACCTCCGCCGACTACACCCCGGACCTGCCGGACCGGCTGCGCGGCGCGCACGCGCGGCTGGTCGACGAACTCGACCAGGTGCAGCAGGGCACCCGCAAGGAACTAGACCGCCTCGACGAGGTATGGACACCGCTGGTCCCGCGCATCGTCAGCTGGCTGGATGGCGCCCGGGAGGTCGCCGCGCACGCGGCCGAACTGCGCACCGTCAAGAAGGCCGAGGACTGGCTCAAGTCCGCCACCGCGGGCCTGCGCGGCGAACGGATGACGCCGCTGGAGACCACCGCGCGCTGGGTCTGGCAGACACTGCGCCAGCAGAGCAACGTCGAACTCGGCGCGATTCGCTTGCAGGGCAACGCCGGAACCGCCCGCCGGGTGCTGCTGGACGTCACCGTCGACGACGTGGACGGCGCCGCGCTCGGCGTGATGAGCCAGGGTGAGCTGCACGCACTCGGGCTTTCGCTGTTCCTGCCTCGGGCCACGGTCGAGGAGAGCCCGTTCCGCTTCGTCATGATCGACGACCCGGTGCAGGCGATGGACCCGGCCAAGGTGGACGGCCTGGCCAGGGTGCTCGCCGCGGTCGCGTGGACGCGGCAGGTGGTCGTCTTCACCCATGACGAGCGGCTCGCCGAGGCGGTGCGCCGAATGCAGCTCGATGCCACCGTGCTCGAGGTGCAGCGCCGGGACCGCTCGGTGGTCGAGGTCCGGGTGTCCAGCGACCCGGTCCGCCGCTACCTCGACGACGCTCGCGCGCTGGTGCGCACGCCGCAGCTGCCGCAGGCCATCGCCGACGAACTCGTTGCCACCTGCTGCCGGTCGGCCGTGGAGGCCGCGAGCCTGGCCCGCGCCAGGCGCACCCTGCTCGCGGACGGCATGAACCACCGCGAGGTCGAGCGCCGCATCGATGCCGCCCAATCCACCAGGGCCAAGGTCGCCCTCGCGGTGATGGGGGTCGGCGGCAAGGTCGACGACCTGAACAAGCATCTCGCCGCGCGTGAAGGGAAATGGGTGGTCGAGGCACTGCGCGACGCCACCGCGGGCGCGCACGTGCCGATCGGCCGCAGCATGCGCGAATTGATCACGGAGACCGAAAGATTCGTCGCATGGCTGGCGCAGTGA
- a CDS encoding carboxylesterase/lipase family protein, producing MRERSERPVDTAAGFETEPGWEVRGAEPVATTISGDVRGRWDGPVAVWRSIPYAAAPSGRHRFLPPLPAPAWDGIRDCATFGEIAPQTMGNMVPVDSDLRMGEDCLWLNIWSPRRDQDEAAHPFDSAEPRPVLVWLHGGAYCLGTAAQGIYDGRKLAETGDVVVVTVNYRLGALGFLDLSSLPGPFTPNLGLHDQIAALEWVRDNIAGFGGDPGNVTLFGESSGAGCVTALLTAPRAAGLFHKAIAQSPPATTVFGQERAASVALRFLELLELPAARAIELLDWPVEKIVEVAGILLDEIPLKEPGRLAAAPVVDGDLLPTYPIERFQHGRSHRVPLMIGANKDEASLFRLFRSPIMPVTPEAVNAMLSDVAASHPELSHERIAEITSAYPDLDKTRGALAMSGDAAFRMPAHWVADGHAQHSPTWMYRFDHATPMLRAARVGAGHATELPYVFGNFGSFNHDPTFWLGGRKVAMEVSGRMMRRWLAFATHGVPAALDGSKHWPPYRPSTRTTLLIDTVDRVVDNPDRDLHTAWGEHAVGFG from the coding sequence ATGCGCGAGCGCAGCGAGCGGCCAGTCGATACGGCCGCTGGGTTCGAGACGGAACCGGGGTGGGAAGTGCGTGGCGCCGAGCCAGTCGCGACCACGATTTCGGGCGATGTACGCGGCCGCTGGGACGGCCCGGTGGCGGTATGGCGGAGCATTCCCTATGCGGCGGCCCCGAGCGGGCGCCACCGCTTCCTGCCGCCGCTGCCCGCGCCAGCGTGGGACGGAATTCGCGACTGCGCCACCTTCGGCGAGATCGCCCCGCAGACCATGGGCAACATGGTTCCCGTCGATTCCGATCTGCGCATGGGCGAGGACTGCCTTTGGTTGAACATCTGGTCACCGCGCCGCGACCAGGACGAGGCGGCGCACCCGTTCGACTCGGCCGAACCGCGCCCGGTGCTGGTCTGGTTGCACGGCGGCGCCTACTGCCTCGGTACCGCGGCGCAGGGCATCTACGACGGCCGCAAGCTGGCCGAAACCGGCGACGTCGTGGTGGTCACGGTGAACTACCGGCTCGGTGCGCTCGGCTTCCTCGATCTGTCCTCGCTGCCGGGTCCGTTCACGCCGAACCTGGGCCTGCACGATCAGATTGCCGCGCTGGAATGGGTGCGCGACAACATCGCCGGGTTCGGCGGCGATCCGGGCAATGTCACGCTGTTCGGCGAATCCTCCGGCGCGGGTTGCGTCACCGCGCTGCTGACCGCTCCGCGCGCGGCCGGACTCTTCCACAAGGCCATCGCGCAGAGCCCGCCCGCGACCACCGTGTTCGGCCAGGAGCGGGCTGCCAGCGTGGCCCTGCGTTTCCTGGAACTGCTGGAGCTGCCCGCTGCCAGGGCCATCGAACTGCTCGACTGGCCAGTCGAGAAGATCGTCGAGGTCGCGGGCATCCTGCTGGACGAAATCCCGCTGAAGGAACCGGGCAGGCTGGCGGCGGCGCCGGTGGTGGATGGCGACCTGCTGCCGACCTATCCGATCGAGCGGTTCCAGCACGGACGGTCGCATCGGGTGCCGTTGATGATCGGCGCGAACAAGGACGAGGCCTCGCTGTTTCGGTTGTTCCGCTCGCCGATCATGCCGGTGACTCCGGAGGCGGTGAACGCGATGCTCAGCGATGTGGCGGCCAGTCACCCCGAACTGTCGCACGAGCGCATCGCCGAAATCACCTCGGCCTACCCGGATCTGGACAAGACGCGCGGTGCGCTGGCCATGTCCGGCGACGCCGCGTTCCGGATGCCCGCGCACTGGGTGGCCGACGGGCACGCACAGCACTCACCGACCTGGATGTACCGCTTCGACCATGCCACGCCGATGCTGCGCGCGGCCCGGGTCGGTGCGGGGCACGCCACCGAATTGCCTTATGTGTTCGGCAATTTCGGCTCGTTCAACCATGATCCGACATTCTGGCTCGGTGGGCGCAAGGTGGCCATGGAGGTGTCGGGGCGGATGATGCGGCGCTGGCTCGCCTTCGCCACGCACGGGGTGCCCGCCGCGCTCGACGGCTCGAAACACTGGCCGCCGTACCGTCCGTCGACGCGCACCACGCTGCTGATCGACACCGTCGACCGGGTGGTCGACAACCCCGACCGCGACCTGCACACCGCCTGGGGTGAGCACGCCGTCGGCTTCGGCTGA